One window of the Pseudomonas lurida genome contains the following:
- a CDS encoding DUF1592 domain-containing protein, with protein sequence MSLLASEACAAACTAPAYEPGQVYEQGDQVQNVGRHFECWRDEEAPLGVGSWQWCRQAGYNPGLPAGNGANIWPDAWKDLGECGGFEGNRLTLNFTTLQGRASIAKPVPGVSDADQVVTGVLRCKADAIPISAKSGETVHLDNLKACDYQLVMNVADGFVPLNTPRIISFQRNEGEEQAVTLKYRPPVQVSKLSGLPGIKIELFAQGLIQPRQMAMGKNVLYVGSSAIPSYVYDGKIADMIYALPLDSAGKPTGIYVIASGLEEPHGVVYRDGDLYYSTTGGLYRLRDADAHYQDPSPELVFKFPADDSLFPLPPVASGSSTRIWHMKHPLHFNPLDPTDTGLYTAVGTPCNLCMIPADPRYGTLLRYDTVTGKAQILARGVRNSVGFDWNAKTGEIWFTDNNRQGFPNPDEVNRISGPGLHFGVPYLFGKGTPGFTDEEFRNPGVIQPPLVQGAIVSDKSLEQVDPKDYVPAAFELGTNTAPLGLKFWDGYPATAHTQPMLVAVHGAGTAERPGMDIRLVTVQGGTRVVNQIPLINGFIQDPERFDVYCLDNSCVGRPVDFLELPDKSLLVSDDVAGVIYRVWYDPVGLPDTQLTLRPMLAASPELESEMASGTLISPDGNTRLFHMSLNPGDNEAALVLQGLPYGVYQVKLDDVKHWIPEQRTVSLNLSAENNRPSFNIQYRERPIKLNIKITVMAPSKPASVAAAKWHFSLKQKDLPDTAPKVMEVPWGESVTELLDYGKYEIIYPFYPEEKPQPELVSLTIDEASQDQQLALVSYRHEEKLGETVLSESCTKCHAVEYFKSLRMAVAWSAAGQDALVRQIQSMPVAGHCDSTCATQISKHLLEVVWAPYLNPADTHGQRQLRLLTRDEYVNSVRDVLAVEVNKEKLPADKSDKDFKYPGEASKGVLQAEDIKKLYDMALLIAERVAPEQLQRLKAANGTDSTTALGYQLFRRHLNEAERARYQALSDEHGEQALIAALLLSPNFLYRSELGQAVDGQSDVYKLTPYEMATALSYTYLGTTPDAQLLAKAERNELQTPQQISAEIDRMMRTERGIEQFNRFISYYIRTQRGVQEKPGLDEQKIQLMTQEQALLTREVMLGTEPTLDKLFNPGFTYLNQVLAEHYGINGVAGTAMRKVAVDDKRGGLLHLGLFQASTSDYAVTSLVKRGITIREQLFCREFGAPVEAEPTEPTFPPRAITTRERWDLVNGEQASGGRCWQCHQYMNDTGASMEHYDATGRYRQQEPAYNYAQFPQMLPIKSSGPFVGVDGTVPIDDVRDISKLIAHNSASLFCMADSYFRFASGNKSDESTSATVKALTDGLKNTGSLPSMLRTLGTSNAFQFKVQRD encoded by the coding sequence GTGTCCCTGCTGGCTTCTGAAGCGTGTGCAGCGGCGTGCACGGCCCCGGCCTATGAACCGGGACAGGTGTACGAGCAGGGCGACCAAGTGCAGAACGTTGGTCGCCATTTTGAGTGTTGGCGGGATGAAGAGGCACCTCTTGGGGTCGGCAGTTGGCAATGGTGCAGGCAAGCGGGCTATAACCCCGGCCTGCCCGCGGGCAACGGCGCCAACATTTGGCCGGACGCCTGGAAAGACCTGGGTGAATGTGGCGGTTTTGAAGGCAATCGCCTCACCTTGAACTTCACCACGCTCCAAGGCCGAGCGTCTATCGCCAAGCCGGTCCCCGGAGTGTCCGACGCCGATCAGGTCGTCACCGGCGTATTGCGCTGCAAGGCCGACGCCATACCGATCAGCGCCAAATCGGGCGAAACAGTCCACCTCGATAACCTGAAGGCATGCGACTACCAATTGGTGATGAACGTCGCCGATGGGTTTGTGCCGTTGAATACCCCGCGCATCATTTCCTTCCAACGTAACGAAGGCGAGGAACAGGCCGTCACCCTGAAATACCGGCCACCGGTGCAGGTGAGCAAATTGAGCGGCCTGCCGGGAATCAAGATCGAACTGTTTGCCCAGGGGTTGATTCAGCCACGGCAAATGGCCATGGGCAAGAACGTGCTCTACGTCGGGTCCAGCGCGATTCCTTCCTACGTCTATGACGGAAAAATCGCGGATATGATCTACGCCTTGCCGCTGGACAGTGCGGGCAAGCCGACAGGCATCTACGTGATCGCCAGTGGGTTGGAGGAGCCCCACGGCGTGGTGTATCGCGACGGTGATTTGTATTACTCGACCACCGGCGGCCTCTATCGTTTGCGCGACGCCGATGCGCACTATCAGGATCCTTCGCCCGAATTGGTGTTCAAGTTCCCGGCCGATGATTCGTTGTTTCCATTGCCGCCCGTGGCGTCCGGTTCCAGCACGCGCATCTGGCACATGAAACACCCTCTGCATTTCAACCCGCTGGACCCCACCGATACAGGCCTTTACACCGCCGTCGGCACGCCTTGCAACCTCTGCATGATCCCGGCTGACCCGCGTTACGGCACGCTGTTGCGTTACGACACGGTGACCGGTAAAGCGCAGATTCTTGCCCGGGGCGTACGTAATTCCGTGGGGTTCGACTGGAACGCGAAGACCGGTGAAATCTGGTTCACCGATAACAATCGCCAGGGCTTTCCCAACCCTGATGAAGTCAACCGGATCAGTGGTCCTGGCCTGCATTTTGGTGTGCCGTATCTATTTGGCAAAGGCACACCGGGCTTTACCGACGAGGAGTTTCGCAACCCGGGCGTGATTCAGCCGCCCTTGGTGCAAGGCGCCATCGTTTCCGATAAATCCCTGGAGCAGGTCGATCCCAAGGACTATGTGCCGGCCGCCTTTGAGTTGGGCACCAACACCGCGCCCTTGGGGTTGAAGTTCTGGGACGGCTACCCCGCGACTGCACATACCCAGCCTATGCTGGTCGCCGTGCACGGCGCCGGCACCGCGGAACGGCCGGGCATGGATATTCGGCTCGTGACTGTCCAGGGCGGTACGCGGGTGGTCAACCAGATCCCGTTGATCAATGGTTTTATCCAGGACCCCGAGCGCTTTGATGTGTATTGCCTGGACAATTCCTGTGTGGGGCGGCCGGTGGATTTCCTGGAACTGCCCGACAAGAGCCTGCTGGTGTCCGATGACGTCGCCGGGGTGATCTACAGGGTCTGGTATGACCCGGTGGGCCTACCTGATACGCAACTGACCTTGCGCCCGATGCTGGCAGCGTCGCCTGAGCTGGAGAGCGAGATGGCCAGCGGTACGTTGATCTCGCCCGATGGCAATACCCGGTTGTTCCACATGTCCCTGAACCCTGGCGACAACGAGGCGGCGTTGGTCCTGCAAGGCCTTCCCTATGGTGTCTACCAGGTAAAACTCGACGATGTGAAGCACTGGATTCCCGAGCAGCGCACGGTGTCGCTGAACCTGTCCGCCGAGAACAACAGGCCGTCTTTCAACATTCAATACCGCGAACGGCCCATCAAGTTGAACATCAAGATCACCGTGATGGCGCCGTCCAAACCGGCATCGGTGGCTGCCGCCAAATGGCACTTCAGCCTCAAGCAAAAAGACCTGCCGGATACAGCGCCAAAGGTGATGGAAGTGCCATGGGGTGAAAGCGTCACTGAGCTGCTGGATTACGGGAAGTACGAGATCATTTATCCCTTCTACCCAGAGGAGAAGCCGCAACCGGAACTGGTGTCGCTGACTATCGATGAAGCGAGCCAGGACCAGCAACTTGCGCTGGTGTCTTATCGTCACGAGGAGAAGTTGGGTGAAACGGTGCTGTCCGAATCGTGCACCAAATGCCATGCAGTAGAGTATTTCAAAAGCTTGCGCATGGCCGTGGCCTGGAGTGCCGCAGGCCAGGATGCCTTGGTGCGCCAGATCCAGAGCATGCCGGTGGCTGGGCATTGCGACAGCACCTGCGCCACGCAGATCAGCAAGCACCTGCTGGAGGTTGTGTGGGCACCGTATCTTAACCCGGCGGACACCCATGGCCAGCGTCAGCTGCGCCTGCTGACACGTGATGAGTACGTCAACAGCGTCAGGGATGTCCTGGCAGTGGAGGTCAACAAAGAGAAGTTGCCGGCGGATAAATCCGACAAAGATTTCAAGTACCCCGGCGAAGCCAGCAAGGGAGTGTTGCAGGCTGAAGATATCAAGAAGCTGTATGACATGGCGCTATTGATCGCTGAGCGGGTGGCTCCCGAACAGCTGCAGCGTCTCAAGGCCGCCAACGGCACGGACTCGACCACGGCTTTGGGTTACCAGTTGTTCCGGCGCCATCTGAACGAGGCTGAGCGTGCCCGTTATCAGGCGCTGTCGGATGAACATGGCGAGCAGGCACTGATCGCCGCGCTGCTGCTGTCGCCCAACTTTCTCTATCGCTCGGAGCTTGGGCAGGCTGTCGACGGGCAATCCGACGTTTACAAGCTGACGCCCTATGAGATGGCGACGGCGTTGTCCTACACCTATCTAGGAACAACGCCAGACGCGCAACTGTTGGCCAAGGCCGAGCGCAACGAGTTGCAAACGCCGCAGCAGATCAGTGCCGAGATTGATCGGATGATGCGCACTGAACGGGGTATCGAGCAGTTCAACCGGTTTATCAGCTACTACATCCGGACCCAGCGCGGCGTTCAGGAAAAACCCGGGCTGGATGAGCAGAAGATCCAACTGATGACGCAGGAGCAGGCCCTGTTGACGCGTGAGGTGATGCTTGGCACTGAGCCTACGCTCGATAAGTTGTTCAACCCGGGTTTCACCTATCTCAATCAGGTATTGGCCGAGCACTACGGCATCAATGGGGTGGCGGGGACTGCAATGCGCAAGGTTGCCGTGGACGATAAGCGCGGAGGCCTGCTGCACCTGGGGCTCTTCCAGGCGTCTACCTCCGACTACGCGGTCACCTCACTGGTCAAGCGCGGTATCACGATTCGCGAACAACTGTTCTGCCGTGAGTTCGGGGCGCCAGTGGAAGCTGAGCCGACGGAGCCGACGTTCCCGCCTCGGGCGATCACCACCCGTGAGCGTTGGGACCTGGTCAACGGCGAACAGGCTTCCGGAGGACGTTGCTGGCAGTGCCACCAGTACATGAACGATACCGGTGCCTCGATGGAGCACTACGACGCTACGGGGCGCTATCGCCAACAAGAGCCGGCCTACAACTACGCGCAGTTTCCGCAAATGCTGCCGATCAAGTCGTCCGGCCCATTTGTTGGCGTTGATGGGACGGTGCCCATCGACGATGTGCGGGATATTTCCAAGCTGATCGCCCACAACTCAGCGTCGCTGTTCTGCATGGCGGACAGCTACTTCCGCTTCGCGTCGGGGAACAAATCCGACGAATCCACTTCCGCGACGGTGAAGGCACTGACTGATGGGCTGAAGAACACAGGCTCATTGCCGTCGATGTTACGCACGCTGGGCACTTCCAACGCGTTCCAATTCAAGGTGCAGAGGGATTGA
- a CDS encoding DUF1552 domain-containing protein → MDILKSRRRFLAGLAAVGIYGPLTQFGLARLALAGQSQQAKLKVVFFIVPDGLAVDSSSAYSSDGRGLWHPQAAALDTSDFTLNEVSQELAAYKSQSLYLRGTILGPGNEGHNGWTWLLRDREKKMASIDVLLGQHMPGTDPTLRSVFAGPHAGIDGTDWYVSWNGPKIRSDIRKPVQDPELLAQYIFGTVSRAVRDRQVRNRHVFDPVLADINEMRGRLAGAQKQKVEMQLDAVEQTLKDMEETLPPIGECSPLELESVPFKSAQFRNQIQNSHHQVVATALSCGITRVATIQVGRSAESLNILDVSDVTNPHDCAHRYAGLDVWKKSRQWYTQRLKLFMDELARHADPDVPSDSLLKHTLVIFTSEMADGAPEHTLDMPLVLMGGASGLLKSGAGAGRYFNITAQGDRQQYGNPVIGNTFVDMQRIWATVARAAGTSVPYNGNIDPVSGIFTNV, encoded by the coding sequence ATGGATATCTTGAAAAGTCGTCGTCGTTTCCTCGCCGGTCTTGCAGCCGTCGGTATCTATGGTCCGCTCACCCAGTTTGGCTTGGCACGGTTGGCGCTGGCGGGACAAAGCCAGCAGGCGAAGCTCAAAGTCGTGTTTTTCATCGTACCGGACGGCTTGGCCGTCGACTCCTCCAGCGCATACTCGAGTGACGGCCGGGGCCTTTGGCACCCCCAGGCCGCTGCGTTGGATACCTCAGACTTCACGCTCAATGAAGTCAGCCAGGAACTGGCCGCGTACAAGAGCCAGTCCCTGTACCTGCGTGGCACGATCCTTGGGCCGGGTAATGAAGGCCACAATGGATGGACCTGGCTCCTGCGCGATCGCGAGAAGAAAATGGCTTCGATCGATGTGTTGCTGGGGCAGCATATGCCCGGGACGGATCCGACCCTGCGCAGTGTGTTTGCCGGGCCGCATGCGGGCATTGATGGCACTGACTGGTATGTGTCGTGGAATGGTCCGAAGATTCGCAGTGATATTCGCAAGCCTGTACAGGACCCGGAATTACTGGCGCAGTATATCTTTGGCACCGTCAGCAGAGCGGTGCGTGATCGGCAGGTACGAAACCGTCACGTCTTCGACCCGGTGCTGGCCGATATCAATGAGATGCGAGGACGGCTTGCTGGTGCGCAAAAACAGAAGGTCGAGATGCAACTCGATGCTGTCGAGCAGACCCTCAAGGACATGGAAGAGACGCTGCCGCCGATTGGCGAGTGTTCTCCGCTGGAGCTGGAGTCGGTGCCTTTCAAGTCCGCGCAATTTCGCAATCAGATCCAGAACAGCCATCACCAGGTGGTCGCGACGGCGCTGTCGTGCGGCATCACGCGGGTCGCCACGATTCAGGTCGGGCGCTCGGCAGAGTCACTGAATATCCTCGACGTCAGTGACGTCACCAATCCGCATGATTGCGCGCACCGCTATGCGGGGCTGGACGTCTGGAAAAAGTCCCGGCAGTGGTACACCCAACGACTCAAATTGTTTATGGACGAACTGGCGCGTCATGCCGACCCTGATGTGCCGAGTGACAGCCTGCTCAAGCACACGTTGGTGATCTTTACCAGCGAGATGGCCGACGGCGCGCCCGAACACACGCTGGATATGCCGCTGGTATTGATGGGGGGCGCCAGCGGCTTGTTGAAGAGCGGCGCGGGTGCGGGGCGTTATTTCAACATCACGGCCCAGGGTGACCGTCAGCAATATGGCAACCCCGTGATTGGCAATACATTCGTTGACATGCAGCGGATCTGGGCGACTGTTGCCAGGGCGGCGGGGACCAGCGTGCCCTATAATGGAAATATCGACCCGGTGAGTGGCATATTCACCAACGTTTGA
- the msuE gene encoding FMN reductase — protein sequence MTRPLNVVALSGGTWRPSRTLVLTQAVLAELATLLPIETTLIELGDIARPLGGALSRDELPADVEAHLLAIEQADLLIVAAPVYRGSYPGLLKHLFDLVGLNALINTPVLLAATGGSERHALVLDHQLRPLFSFFQALTLPIGVYATEADFTDYQITSELLKARIQLAAERAAPLFTAHSPSLLKIA from the coding sequence ATGACCCGTCCCCTGAATGTCGTAGCCCTCTCCGGCGGAACCTGGCGCCCGTCTCGCACCCTGGTACTGACCCAGGCTGTACTGGCTGAACTGGCCACCTTGCTGCCGATCGAGACCACCCTGATCGAACTGGGCGACATTGCCCGGCCTCTGGGCGGCGCGCTGTCGCGCGACGAGTTGCCCGCTGACGTCGAAGCGCATCTGTTGGCCATCGAACAGGCCGACCTGCTGATCGTCGCCGCGCCGGTCTATCGCGGTTCCTACCCGGGTTTGCTCAAGCACCTGTTCGACCTCGTCGGCCTCAACGCGCTGATCAACACACCGGTATTGCTCGCAGCCACCGGCGGCAGCGAACGCCACGCACTGGTCCTCGATCATCAGTTGCGCCCGCTGTTCAGCTTCTTCCAGGCACTGACCCTGCCGATCGGCGTGTACGCCACCGAGGCGGACTTCACCGACTACCAAATAACCAGCGAATTATTGAAAGCCCGTATTCAACTGGCAGCAGAACGTGCAGCGCCTTTGTTCACTGCGCACTCCCCCTCTCTGCTGAAAATCGCGTAA
- a CDS encoding cysteine desulfurase family protein: protein MNKRPLYFDYAATTPVDERVIQVMVECLGFNANFGNPASSSHAFGQAARQTVEQARRQVAELVGANPEQIVWTSGATESNNLAIKGVAQARGVAGGHVITSQIEHKATLDTARQLQEAGVAVTYLVPDADGLISADAVSEAMREDTFLVSLMLVNNELGTLNDIPAIGARVREHGALLHVDAAQGAGKVAIDLAQWPVDLMSFSAHKLYGPKGVGALYVGPRAQQKVLAQIHGGGHEGGLRSGTLATHQIAGMGTAFALAAASFAEEKAVIVALRQRLLDQLASVAGVRLNGSLTQRIPHTLSLTFSEGEFNAAALGAGIAFSATSACNSASNAPSHVLLALGHDARSAGRTIRLSLGRFTTEQDIDQAVQLIKTTLASAPAFWAV, encoded by the coding sequence ATGAATAAACGTCCGCTGTATTTCGACTACGCCGCCACTACCCCGGTGGATGAACGGGTCATCCAGGTAATGGTCGAGTGTCTGGGCTTCAATGCCAATTTCGGTAACCCCGCGTCCAGTTCCCACGCGTTCGGCCAGGCGGCCCGGCAGACGGTTGAACAGGCGCGTCGCCAGGTGGCCGAGTTGGTCGGTGCCAACCCTGAACAAATCGTCTGGACGTCCGGCGCCACAGAATCCAACAACCTGGCGATCAAGGGCGTGGCGCAGGCGCGGGGCGTGGCGGGTGGGCATGTCATCACCAGCCAGATCGAACACAAGGCCACCCTCGATACCGCGCGGCAACTGCAAGAAGCCGGCGTGGCGGTGACCTACCTGGTGCCGGATGCCGATGGGTTGATCAGTGCCGATGCTGTCAGCGAAGCAATGCGCGAGGACACCTTCCTGGTATCGCTGATGTTGGTGAATAACGAGCTAGGCACCCTCAATGACATCCCCGCCATCGGTGCCCGCGTGCGTGAACACGGCGCGCTGTTGCATGTGGATGCGGCGCAGGGCGCGGGTAAGGTGGCGATCGACCTGGCGCAATGGCCGGTCGACCTGATGTCGTTTTCGGCCCACAAGCTGTATGGCCCCAAAGGTGTCGGCGCGTTGTATGTCGGCCCACGGGCGCAGCAGAAGGTGTTGGCGCAAATTCATGGTGGCGGTCACGAAGGCGGCTTGCGCTCCGGCACCCTGGCGACTCATCAGATTGCCGGTATGGGCACCGCCTTCGCCCTGGCCGCGGCATCTTTTGCTGAAGAAAAAGCCGTCATCGTGGCTTTGCGCCAGCGTCTGCTTGACCAGTTGGCGTCGGTGGCGGGGGTACGCCTCAATGGCAGCCTGACTCAACGTATTCCACACACACTGAGCCTTACGTTCAGTGAAGGCGAATTCAATGCCGCTGCGCTCGGCGCGGGGATCGCTTTTTCCGCGACATCCGCCTGCAACTCGGCGAGCAATGCGCCGTCCCATGTGCTGCTCGCCTTGGGCCATGATGCACGCAGCGCCGGCCGTACCATTCGCTTGAGCCTGGGTCGGTTCACCACCGAGCAGGACATCGACCAGGCTGTGCAGTTGATCAAAACCACCCTGGCCAGTGCACCGGCCTTCTGGGCGGTCTGA
- the ssuD gene encoding FMNH2-dependent alkanesulfonate monooxygenase, with amino-acid sequence MDVFWFLPTHGDGHYLGTTQGARPVTLNYLKQVAQAADSLGYHGVLIPTGRSCEDSWVIASALVPLTERLRYLVAIRPGIISPTVSARMAATLDRLSNGRLLINVVTGGDPDENRGDGSFLDHSERYEVSDEFLQIWRRVLQGESVDFEGKHLRVQNAKALYPPVQKPYPPLYFGGSSDAAHDLAAEQVDVYLTWGEPPAAVAEKLADVRERAARRGRTVRFGIRLHVIVRKTEEDAWKAADTLIEHISDETIAAAQKSFSRFDSEGQRRMAALHDGRRDNLEIAPNLWAGVGLVRGGAGTALVGNPQQVAERIKEYADLGIESFIFSGYPHLEEAYRFAELVFPLLPEPYASLAGRGITNLTGPFGEMIANDVLPTTKA; translated from the coding sequence ATGGATGTTTTCTGGTTTCTGCCCACTCACGGCGACGGTCATTACCTGGGCACCACTCAAGGTGCACGCCCTGTCACCCTCAATTACCTGAAGCAAGTCGCCCAAGCCGCTGACAGCCTGGGGTACCACGGCGTGCTGATTCCTACCGGGCGTTCGTGCGAAGACTCCTGGGTGATCGCCTCGGCGCTGGTGCCGCTGACCGAGCGCCTGCGTTATCTGGTGGCGATTCGTCCGGGCATCATTTCGCCCACGGTCTCGGCGCGCATGGCCGCGACCCTGGATCGCCTGTCCAACGGCCGCCTGCTGATCAACGTGGTCACCGGCGGTGACCCTGACGAAAACCGTGGCGACGGCAGCTTCCTCGATCACAGTGAACGCTACGAGGTCTCTGACGAATTCCTGCAGATCTGGCGCCGCGTGTTGCAAGGTGAATCGGTGGATTTCGAAGGCAAGCACTTGCGCGTGCAGAACGCCAAGGCCCTTTACCCACCCGTGCAGAAGCCTTATCCGCCGTTGTATTTCGGTGGGTCTTCCGACGCGGCTCATGACCTCGCCGCCGAGCAGGTGGATGTGTACCTGACCTGGGGCGAACCGCCCGCCGCCGTCGCGGAAAAACTCGCGGATGTACGTGAGCGCGCCGCCCGCCGCGGACGCACCGTGAGGTTCGGGATACGCCTGCACGTGATCGTGCGCAAAACCGAAGAGGACGCCTGGAAAGCCGCCGACACGTTGATCGAGCACATCAGCGACGAAACCATTGCCGCGGCGCAAAAATCCTTCTCGCGCTTTGACTCCGAAGGTCAGCGCCGCATGGCCGCCCTGCACGACGGGCGCCGCGACAACCTGGAAATCGCCCCCAACCTATGGGCCGGTGTCGGCCTGGTGCGCGGCGGTGCCGGTACCGCGTTGGTCGGCAACCCGCAACAAGTGGCCGAACGCATCAAGGAGTACGCGGACCTGGGCATCGAGAGCTTCATCTTCTCCGGCTACCCGCACCTGGAAGAAGCCTATCGCTTCGCGGAACTGGTGTTCCCGCTGCTGCCGGAACCCTATGCCAGCCTTGCCGGGCGCGGCATCACCAACCTCACTGGCCCGTTCGGCGAAATGATTGCCAACGATGTATTGCCAACGACAAAGGCCTGA
- a CDS encoding acyl-CoA dehydrogenase family protein: protein MLAAEFALTAVERDERGGTPKAERDALRQSGLLALSIPTQYGGLGARWSDTLAIVREFAKVDSSIAHVFGFHHLMLATVRLFSRPDQWQPWFEQTARKNWFWGNALNPLDTRTVVKDFGGWREFSGKKSFCSGASDSEMLIASAVDETAGGKLLIAAIPSGRSGITLHNDWNNIGQRQTDSGSASFERVRVEESELLLDPGPLSTPFACLRPLIAQLTFTHMFLGIAEGAFEEARNYTLTETRSWHKSSAEDVRQDPYVLHHYGEFWVALEGVRLLVERAAELLDQAWAKGPNLSESERGQLAIAIATAKVAATRQGLDLCSRLFEVTGARSTHASLRLDRHWRNLRTQTLHDPVDYKLHELGDWALNQSLPIPTFYS from the coding sequence ATGCTGGCCGCCGAATTCGCCCTCACCGCTGTCGAACGCGACGAGCGCGGTGGCACGCCCAAAGCCGAACGCGACGCCCTGCGCCAAAGCGGCCTGCTGGCCCTGAGCATTCCCACCCAATACGGCGGCCTCGGTGCACGCTGGAGCGACACCCTGGCAATCGTGCGCGAGTTCGCCAAGGTCGACAGCTCCATTGCCCATGTCTTCGGCTTTCACCACCTGATGCTCGCCACCGTGCGCCTGTTTTCGCGTCCGGATCAATGGCAACCCTGGTTCGAACAGACCGCACGTAAGAACTGGTTCTGGGGCAACGCCCTCAACCCGTTGGACACGCGCACGGTGGTCAAGGACTTCGGCGGCTGGCGCGAGTTCTCCGGCAAAAAGAGCTTCTGCTCTGGTGCCAGCGACTCGGAAATGCTGATCGCCTCGGCGGTGGATGAAACCGCCGGCGGCAAGTTGCTGATCGCGGCCATCCCCAGCGGTCGCAGCGGCATTACGCTGCACAACGACTGGAACAATATTGGCCAGCGCCAGACCGACAGTGGCAGCGCCAGCTTCGAGCGAGTACGCGTCGAGGAATCAGAACTGCTGCTCGACCCCGGCCCGCTGAGTACGCCTTTCGCCTGCCTGCGCCCGTTGATCGCCCAGTTGACCTTCACGCATATGTTCCTGGGTATTGCCGAAGGCGCCTTCGAAGAGGCGCGCAACTACACACTCACCGAAACCCGCTCGTGGCACAAATCCAGCGCCGAAGACGTGCGCCAGGACCCTTACGTGCTGCATCACTACGGCGAATTCTGGGTCGCCCTGGAAGGTGTGCGCCTGCTGGTGGAACGCGCCGCCGAGTTGCTCGACCAGGCGTGGGCCAAGGGCCCGAACCTCAGCGAAAGCGAACGCGGCCAACTGGCTATCGCAATCGCTACCGCCAAGGTCGCCGCGACCCGCCAGGGCCTGGACCTGTGCAGCCGCCTGTTCGAAGTCACCGGCGCACGCTCCACCCATGCGTCGCTGCGCCTGGACCGTCACTGGCGCAACCTGCGCACGCAAACCCTGCACGACCCGGTGGACTACAAGCTTCATGAACTGGGGGACTGGGCGTTGAACCAATCCCTGCCGATCCCGACGTTCTATTCCTAA